The Aphis gossypii isolate Hap1 chromosome 3, ASM2018417v2, whole genome shotgun sequence genome includes a region encoding these proteins:
- the LOC126550998 gene encoding E3 SUMO-protein ligase ZBED1-like has product MTILQRDKIIALNERNGEINQPDTPALLSRPSTSTFVEVERDNFQIVEPETSLQIQPMLRQKQMVLSNRFLAPSDQQVSEFYKAIVKMIAEDLQPVSIVENSGFRHLVKLLDSRYQIPSRRALGRSIIPNIYAEVKNKIQVQLNDAKYISVTTDIWTSINTDSFITITLTESHTAVYLSEIITTELNKFDIFHKVVAIVTDGGRNINAAVRLMNIQHIPCTAHKLNLVVRNALSLTDNDINVNGNIENNDDGSSDSRLKEILKKCRNIVGFFKRSEKGNRKLVEKQQQMGLQNILKLKQDVCTRWNSTLVMMERLVQLKEPITIVIMTLKEAPPNLSPDEWDVVEDCIPLLKPFHSITVELSAEEYPTISKVIPLIRGLQIALTNKDPSTIIGILLKSNLHENIRSRFQGIEKQSLIPHFGRATLLDPRCKKVAFKNEQNASDAEASITAEVASLLNTPIPEPEVVHPVQTETEDLWGFLTTKVNDMQSQSTTTSSAMVLVKQYLGMPYQDLSCKLAEYWEKHKTLLYPLNEVALKYASIPATSVPSERIFFKTGQIMSARRNRLLPENLDTLVFLNKNM; this is encoded by the exons ctttaCTTTCTAGACCATCAACATCTACGTTTGTTGAGGTTGAAAgggataattttcaaatagttGAACCTGAAACATCCTTACAAATACAGCCTATGCTAAGGCAAAAACAAATGGTTTTATCTAACag atttCTTGCACCTTCAGATCAACAAGTTTCAGAGTTTTATAAAGCAATAGTCAAGATGATTGCTGAAGATCTACAACCAGTATCAATTGTTGAAAACTCTGGTTTTAGACATTTAGTTAAACTTTTGGATTCTAG ATACCAAATACCTAGTAGAAGAGCTCTTGGTAGAAGtattataccaaatatatatgctgaggttaaaaataaaatacaagttcAACTGAATGATGCTAAATACATATCAGTAACCACCGACATCTGGACATCAATCAATACTGAttcatttattacaattaca TTAACTGAAAGCCATACTGCAGTTTATCTGTCTGAAATCATAACtacagaattaaataaatttgatatttttcataaagttGTGGCTATAGTGACCGATGGAGGGAGAAATATAAATGCTGCAGTTAGGCTTATGAACATCCAACATATTCCCTGTACagcacataaattaaatttagttgtgAGAAATGCTCTAAGTTTAAcagataatgatataaatgtaaatggaaatattgaaaataatgatgatggcAGTTCTGATAGTCGACTAaaagaaattttgaaaaagtgtCGTAATATAGTTGGATTTTTTAAACGCAGCGAAAAAGGCAATAGAAAATTAGTTGAAAAGCAACAACAAATGggtctacaaaatattttgaaacttaaaCAAGATGTATGTACGAGGTGGAACAGTACACTAGTGATGATGGAAAGGTTAGTACAATTAAAAGAACCTATTACAATTGTAATAATGACGTTAAAAGAAGCACCACCAAATCTATCACCTGATGAATGGGATGTAGTGGAGGATTGCATTCCATTGCTAAAACCATTTCACAGCATTACTGTGGAACTATCAGCTGAAGAATATCCGACGATTTCCAAAGTTATACCACTTATCCGAg gaTTACAGATTGCATTAACTAATAAAGATCCCTCAACAATAattggaatattattaaaatctaatctCCACGAAAATATTAGATCACGTTTTCAAGGAATAGAAAAACAATCATTGATTCCTCATTTCGGTCGAGCAACATTACTTGACCCTAGATGTAAAAAAGTggcatttaaaaatgaacaaaatgcTTCTGATGCTGAAGCATCAATAACAGCAGAAGTAGCCAGTCTATTAAACACCCCAATTCctg aaCCAGAAGTTGTTCATCCTGTACAAACAGAAACAGAAGACCTTTGGggatttttaacaacaaagGTGAATGATATGCAAAGTCAATCAACAACAACAAGTAGTGCAATGGTTTtagttaaacaatatttaggtATGCCATATCAAGATCTTTCTTGCAAACTTGCAGAATATTGGGAAAAGCACAAGACACTGTTGTATCCATTAAATGAAGTggcattaaaatatgcatcaATACCTGCTACATCAGTACCTTCAGAACGTATATTTTTCAAGACCGGTCAAATTATGTCAGCTAGACGCAACAGATTGTTGCCCGAAAATCTGGATACACttgtttttcttaataaaaatatgtaa